CGTTTGCAAATACCATCGGACGCTTTAGCGGCTGCGAGCTTTTGGAAGTAGTTGAATACGCCTCCCAGAGCGGCAAAGCCAAGCATGGCAACACCCGGAATCCAAAGATTTTCGGATACAAGGGAAGAGCCTCCCAGTAAATCTATAATGTGTCTGAGGATAGGCTCCGAGCTGTTGGGCTCGGATGTTAGGGCGTAGTCGATGGTGGCGCTTCCAATGAGAGGCACGACGAATTGGAAAGCGGTCGCGATGAATAGGGAGATCGCTGCCCACAGGTATTTGAGGCGGAAGCCTCTTATGAGGGTCCAGACGAGTTTGGGCCCGGAAAGGACCTTGCCGGAAGTGTCTTGTAGTTTGAGAGTCATTGTCCGCTGGAAGGAATAAGAGTTTTGAACGATGAACGTTTCTGTTCGGCTTCAAACGCGGGCAAAAAAGAAAGGCCCGCTGTGAAGCGGGCCTTAAGGGATGGGAGGGAAAATTGTAACTAGCTGGCCCGCTGAATGTAGTGTCGAGCCATCTGACTTAGTTTCGTCTAGTCTAGCTCGAGCCTCTTTTCGAGGATTGGGTTGAATGTGGTTACCATGAGCTTCATTGACTTGGACGTTACAGGTTGTCTGATAAGTTAAGTGGGCAAAATAAAGTTGCTTGTCCTGCATCATGCAAGAAAAAGTTTTAGTAAACTACATATGTAGTGTTCACGGTATTACAGGTGATAAGAACGAGTCGGAGGAAAATTAAGACAGGTTATGAGCCAATCTAGCGCATACGTAGGAAGGGTTGCTCCGACTCCGACTGGCTATATGCACTTGGGGCATGCCTGCACTTTTCTGGAAGCTCAGAGAAGGGCTCGTCTGGTAAAGGGGCGCCTGTTGCTGCGAATAGAGGATTTGGATCAGTCGCGCTGCAAGCCCGAGTTTGTGAGCGCGTTGGAGGAAGACCTCGCTTGGGCTGGTTTGGAATGGGAACTGCCGGTTGTGAAACAGAGCGAGCGGATTAGCTATTTCCAAGAGATACTTTTGCGATTGAAAGCGGACGGATTTGTTTTTCCGTGCTCCTGTTCCCGCAAAGATGTGGCCGAAGCGATACGCGCTCCGCACGAATCAGGTGGGGAATTGATTTATCCCGGTACCTGTCGTGAGAAGGAGCTAGCGTTTGCTTCCGCTGAGGACCTGTTTACGATTAACTGGAGGTTTCGGGTGCCAGATGGAAAACGTATCCAGTTCAAAGATGGACGCCTTGGAGATCAATCATTCCTAGCGGGAGAGGATTTTGGCGATTTTCTGGTTTGGAGAAAAGACGGATTTCCTTCCTACGAGCTGGCGGTAGTCGCCGACGACGTAGCTCAAGGTGTTACGGAAATCGTGAGAGGGGAGGATTTGCTGCTTTCCACTGCCAGACAACTGCTGCTCTACGAAGCATTGGGAGCGAAAGTCCCGGCTTTTTTTCATTGTCCTTTGATATTGGATACAGATGGGAAGCGCTTGGCCAAAAGGGCAGGATCCAAAGGGTTGCGCGAGCTAAGAACATCGGGGGTAACCCCGGCTGACCTTATCAGTCTTGGCCGCAGTTCACTCGCGGGTTAAGTTTTTTGATCCATTGCTTTTTGCAGAGACATTGTTGCGATTCGCCACGGCTAATCGGTGTTTTGTCCACAGAAATCGAGTATTTCGTGTTAATATTCATTTAGCGCGGTATCTGCAAACTGCGTGGTATGAAACTCGATGGAAAAGTAGCATTGGTGACGGGAGCCACCTCTGGAATTGGTAAAGCTGTAGCGGAGCTCTTTTTGGAAGAAGGCGCTCGATTGGTTGTGAATTACCACAGCGAAGACGAGAAACGCGACAACACGGAAAAGGAACTGTTGGAAAAGCTCGAATCGGGTGGTCGGCCTGCTTCGGACCTCTTGATGATCAACTGCGATATTTCCGATCCCGAAGAGGTGAGTTCAATGTTCAGCCAAATCGACCAGAGCCTCGGTTCATTAGATGTGTTGGTCAACAATGCGGGGATGCAGAAGGAGTCGGCCTCTCACGAGTTGGAACCTTCCTCTTTGCAAATGCAATTGGGTGTCGACCTGCTTGGGCCGATCTATTGTTCGGTAGAAGCGTTGAAGCGTTTTGTGAGTCGGGGAACTGAGGGTGTGATCCTAAACAATAGCAGCGTTCATCAGGTGATTCCCAAACCCGGCTTTCTCGCTTATTCCGCTTCAAAGGGAGGATTAGGCAATATGACCCGAACCCTTGCCCTAGAATACGCGAGCAGAGGAATTCGGGTAAACAGCGTTTGTCCAGGCGTCGTGGATACGCCTATCAATGACGAACTCGAAGATCCGGAAACAAGGGAGGAAACGAAGTCCCATGTTCCTCAGCGTTCGATTATCGATTCGCGGGAGATCGCGAAAGCGTTTCTTTATCTCGCGAGCGATGATGCCAAAAGCGTAACTGGCCAGTCCTTGGTGGTCGATGGCGGGTTGACGCTTTATCCCAGTTTTGAGTCGAATTGGTCATCCCAATAGGTGACCAGAGATGGGAGCTTAGGCCGTTTGCAGTGGACCCAAAGGTGGCTCTGTTTCTGTGCCCTTTTGACTTTCGATTGCAGGACTCAAGCCAAGCTAGAGACAAGGTGGACGGGATTGGTAAACCACTGCGCATTGCAGGGATGACCTTGCAAACTGATGCTTCGAGTCACCTCGAAGGAATGTGGCCGGAGATTATTAGCGGAAAGAGAAGCTTGGCAGGCTGTCCGCTTCCCGGGCGATCTCCAGAGCTTGTTGTTCTGCTCTTCGCATAAGCTGGCGATCAGAATCGTCTATGTCGTCAAATCCGCACAGGTGCAGGTATCCGTGAATGAGATACAACCCAAGTTCGTCGCTAAACTCTAGGCTATGCGTTTGGGCGTACTCTCTGGCGACTTGAGGGCAGACTATGACCTCACCGGCTTGATCGATATCTGGATCTGCTGGAAAAGTGATCACATCGGTAGGGGTGGGGTCGCCCATGAACTGATCGTGCAGTTGCGCGATGTAGGACTTGTCGACGAATGCGAATGATAATTCGCCGGCTGGTGCGTCGAAGGCTCCTGCTTTATCGAGGGTCAGGATGAGTCGCTCGATCTGATCTTCGTCGAGCCCGAGTTCAGGACAGAGATTATTTACTTGGGTTCGCTTCGGCGCGTTCTGTTTTGCGTTCATCCTTTTTACGCGTGGGTTTTTCTTCCAGCTTTTGGCCAGGGTAGGCGATGCGGGTGTGGAGGGAGTTGAGTAGCGTGAAGATGAAGGATTCGCGGACCTTGGAGACCTCGGCGATAGTGATTGGGCAGTCGTTGAGCTGACCATCTTCGATATTGGCGCTAAAGATCCGGTCTACCAATTCCTCGACGTTCTGAGGGGTGACTTTGGCCAAGGAGCGGGACGCGGCCTCCACGGAGTCGGCCAGCAAGATCACGGCGCTCTCCTTGAATTGCGGTTTCGGTCCGTCGTAGCGGTATGTGGATTCTTGGACGTGGGCAGGATCCTCGGCCTGTTGTTTGGCCTTGTGGAAGAAGAAGCGGATCAGGTTGGTGCCGTGGTGTTGACGTATGACGTCAATGATGGGGCGAGGGAGCTTGTAGGTCAGTCCCAAATCGACGCCCTCTTTCACGTGCGACTTTATGACCAAAGCCGAGAAGGACGGCGTTTTTTCGTCGTGGGGATTAAATCCGTCTAGTTGGTTTTCGGTAAAGTACTCCGGTTTGACCAGCTTGCCGATGTCGTGAAACATGCAAGCCACGCGGGCGAGCAGGCCATTGGCATTGATCGCATTGCACGCGTTTTCCGCCAAGTTCGCTACCATTAGCGAGTGGTGCCAAGTCCCTGGAGCTTCGAATTGCATGCGCCGCAAGACCGGGTGGTTGTAGTCCGATAGTTCCAGCAGCGTTATATCCGTGGTCCGTTTAAATAAGCCTTCGAGGATGGGAAGAAGACCTACGACCATCACGCCTGCGACCAGTCCAGTGCCCAATCCGCCGGTCATTTGGTAAATGATGGTCGACCAAGGGAGGCCGTCCACTCGGTTGAACATCAGGGTAAAGAGGGCTACGCTGAGGCCTGCAAAAAAGCCGGCAGTCACCACGCGGCTACGTTTGCGCAAGTTGCGGGTGACGTAGATTCCCACGGTACAGGCCAAGAAAGACATCACTAGCAGGTCCAAGCGGTTGCCGAACATCACCGCAGTGAAAAGGCTGATCATGAGGGAGGCCAGCAGGGCGGGACCGGTGCCCAGCAGGATAGCTACGAGGATCGGAGCCAGAATGGTCGGCGTTATGTACGGAATGATCGCCGAGAGTTGATTGTCGTATAGGAATGCCTCGAAGCTACCCAATTCGTAACAGGTGCGAACCAGAACAAGGTTGGTTATGACCACGAGGGCGAGTAGGGCCAATCGGCCATTGCTTTGAAAGGTAGCCCTATGTTCCAGCCGAATGTAGAACGTGGCCGCGAATACCATAGCTAGCACCAGCAGGATTCTGCCGATGAGCTGATTGTCGATGGCCCCCACCTTCTTGCCGGCGATGTGTCGTTGATAGGCGACGAGTTGCTCGTATTGCTCTTTGCTGACCGGCTGTCCTGGCTCGATTATGGAGGCCCCTTCTTGCACGTGCACGATGACTGGCTCGAAGGTGGCGAGCAATTTTTGGCGCAGTTGCTCCATCTCCTCTTGGCTTTTGAGGAGGTTGGGCTGCAGGGCGTCTCGGAAAATTCTCAGAGTAGCGTCGGCTGTTTCGGGAGATACGTTGGCGGAACTGATATTGATGCGAATGGAACGAAGGGCCTCTTCGATGGATTCGACACGTTTCTGGCTGATTTTTTTGTCTTGGTTGGCAATGTGGAAAACGGCCACCGCCCCGCTACCAAAATTGAAGGTCGGGTCCTTCTCGTCGTAGATGCCTACCTTGAAGCTCTCCTTGATAGTGATCAGTCCGGTGTTGATGAGGTTTTCAATGGTACTGTAGTCCGCATTGGTGACGATCTGGGCCATGCCTTCAGCGTTCGCGCGGTAGTTGCCCTTCTTATTGAAGGCACTGGTTAATGTCTCGATCATCCTTTCGGCTTCACTGGCGGAGAGATCATCTTCGATCTCCTTAAAATCCTTAATGTCTTTCAGCAGCGCCTTGGCATGCGCTTCGAAAGTTTCGTAGGGCTCCATGTCGATGCGGTAGACATGAGGGGCCTCTTCCAGGAGCTGAAGACGCTTCCGAGCCGTTAGGATATCCGAACGGTAGGAAAAGGATTCTGCAGCGGAAATACGAATGGACGCGACTTGGTTCGCCAGGATTTGGAAGCCGCTCGGCTTGATGCCCACGAAGCTCGTGATCACGATCAGGGCGACCGTGGTCAGGAAAACCAGAAACCCAACCAGCGAGCTCTCTTCCAGGTAACGAGGAAGGGTCGAGGGTGTTTCGGTACGCCGTTTCCGTTTTTTCGGAAACGTCTGTTGAAACCAGGCCTTTATCTGCTCGGAGACGGGCATATGAGGAAAGACTCGTTAGGGAACAAATGATTCAAATTAGATTGGGCGAATATACGTAATGGTATTGTTCGGCGGCTCTGATGCAGCTTTTGCAATCGATCACTGGCGAGTATCGCCACGGTATCGGTCGTAAGCTTGAATGATCTTTTGGACCAAGTGGTGACGCACGACATCGCTGGCGTCGAAAAAGTGGAAGGAGATGTCTTTGATGCCTTTCAGTATGTTTTTGACTTCCAAAAGTCCGGAAGATCGCGACTTGGGGATGTCCACTTGAGTGAGGTCTCCGGTAATCACCATACGGCTGCCTTCGCCTAGGCGGGTGAGAAACATCATCATTTGTTCCGATGTGGTGTTTTGAGCCTCGTCGAGGATGACGAAGGAGTTGCTGAGCGTTCGGCCACGCATGTAGGCGAGGGGAGCGATTTCGATGATGCCGCGCTCGGTGAGCTTCTCGATATCGGAGTGGCTGAGCATATCATTGAGCGCATCGTAGAGGGGGCGGAGGTAGGGAAGGATCTTTTCTTGCAGGTCGCCTGGGAGGAATCCGAGCGTTTCGCCGGCTTCGACCGCGGGGCGACTAAGTATGATACGTTCTACCTTCCCTTCGATTAGCATGGAGACGGCTGCGGCCATCGCGAGGTAGGTCTTGCCTGTACCAGCAGGACCGATGCCGAAAACGATGTCGTTCTCAAATATGGATCTCAGGTAGCTTTTTTGGCCTAAAGTCTTGGGAACGATGCTTTTACGCTTTGTTTTGATGACGGATCCACCTTCGAACAAGGACGCGAGATCGCCCTTTTGGCCTTGGGCGATGCCTTCCACTGTCTTCTTGAAGTCAGCGTTTTTGATGGATAGCCCCTGCTCTCTCCCCGAAAGGAGAAGTTCGAAGACGTCGGCCACGGCTTGAATCGCCTCTTCGGATTCGGCCTCGATTTGTACCCAATTGTCTCTGCAGACGACCTTTACGGGGAAGGTGGACTCCAACAATTCGAGGTTTTCCTCCTGGTTGCAGTAGAGCTCGCTCAATTGGCGTGGGCTCTGGAAATGGATCTTACGACTCGGCATCTAGCGTTGGTATGGATCGAAACGTGTATGGAGACAAATTCTGAGCAACTCTGCTCAAATTGACTCCTTAAAACTCATTCTCGAGCGTTTCCTTCAGGTGGTCCCACATGGCTTCCAGCGATTGTGGGAGGACTCGAGTCGAGCCGAGGACCGGCATGAAGTTGGTGTCTCCGCTCCAACGCGGAACGACATGTTGATGCAAGTGCTTGGGCACGCCGGCTCCCGCTGCTTCGCCAAGGTTGATCCCGATATTGAAGCCGTTCGGCCTCAGGGCTTTGGCGAGAAGCTTTTTGGCTTTGAGCGTGGTTTTGGTGAAGCAGAGCAGCTCTTCGTCGGATAGATTCTCCAGATCTGGGACTTCGCGATATGGTAGGATCAAGAGGTGCCCAGCGTTGTAGGGATAGCGATTCATGAGGATGAAACTGTGTTTCTCCCGGGATAGCACCAAGGTCGCCCGATCGTCGTCCATCTTGGGGAGTTCGACGAAGGGATGCCGCTCAGCAGGGGTCTTTTCCTGCTTCACGTATTCCATTCTCCAATATGCGTGAAGGTGATCCATCTTGATTAAGAAGGCGGAGAATAGTTCGAGGGAGGGGCTTGTCAATGAGCGCTTCAAGCGGCTCGGTAGCCGGAGAAAGAGC
This DNA window, taken from Pelagicoccus albus, encodes the following:
- the gluQRS gene encoding tRNA glutamyl-Q(34) synthetase GluQRS yields the protein MSQSSAYVGRVAPTPTGYMHLGHACTFLEAQRRARLVKGRLLLRIEDLDQSRCKPEFVSALEEDLAWAGLEWELPVVKQSERISYFQEILLRLKADGFVFPCSCSRKDVAEAIRAPHESGGELIYPGTCREKELAFASAEDLFTINWRFRVPDGKRIQFKDGRLGDQSFLAGEDFGDFLVWRKDGFPSYELAVVADDVAQGVTEIVRGEDLLLSTARQLLLYEALGAKVPAFFHCPLILDTDGKRLAKRAGSKGLRELRTSGVTPADLISLGRSSLAG
- a CDS encoding HIT family protein, which produces MDHLHAYWRMEYVKQEKTPAERHPFVELPKMDDDRATLVLSREKHSFILMNRYPYNAGHLLILPYREVPDLENLSDEELLCFTKTTLKAKKLLAKALRPNGFNIGINLGEAAGAGVPKHLHQHVVPRWSGDTNFMPVLGSTRVLPQSLEAMWDHLKETLENEF
- a CDS encoding SDR family oxidoreductase, coding for MKLDGKVALVTGATSGIGKAVAELFLEEGARLVVNYHSEDEKRDNTEKELLEKLESGGRPASDLLMINCDISDPEEVSSMFSQIDQSLGSLDVLVNNAGMQKESASHELEPSSLQMQLGVDLLGPIYCSVEALKRFVSRGTEGVILNNSSVHQVIPKPGFLAYSASKGGLGNMTRTLALEYASRGIRVNSVCPGVVDTPINDELEDPETREETKSHVPQRSIIDSREIAKAFLYLASDDAKSVTGQSLVVDGGLTLYPSFESNWSSQ
- a CDS encoding HD family phosphohydrolase, which produces MPVSEQIKAWFQQTFPKKRKRRTETPSTLPRYLEESSLVGFLVFLTTVALIVITSFVGIKPSGFQILANQVASIRISAAESFSYRSDILTARKRLQLLEEAPHVYRIDMEPYETFEAHAKALLKDIKDFKEIEDDLSASEAERMIETLTSAFNKKGNYRANAEGMAQIVTNADYSTIENLINTGLITIKESFKVGIYDEKDPTFNFGSGAVAVFHIANQDKKISQKRVESIEEALRSIRINISSANVSPETADATLRIFRDALQPNLLKSQEEMEQLRQKLLATFEPVIVHVQEGASIIEPGQPVSKEQYEQLVAYQRHIAGKKVGAIDNQLIGRILLVLAMVFAATFYIRLEHRATFQSNGRLALLALVVITNLVLVRTCYELGSFEAFLYDNQLSAIIPYITPTILAPILVAILLGTGPALLASLMISLFTAVMFGNRLDLLVMSFLACTVGIYVTRNLRKRSRVVTAGFFAGLSVALFTLMFNRVDGLPWSTIIYQMTGGLGTGLVAGVMVVGLLPILEGLFKRTTDITLLELSDYNHPVLRRMQFEAPGTWHHSLMVANLAENACNAINANGLLARVACMFHDIGKLVKPEYFTENQLDGFNPHDEKTPSFSALVIKSHVKEGVDLGLTYKLPRPIIDVIRQHHGTNLIRFFFHKAKQQAEDPAHVQESTYRYDGPKPQFKESAVILLADSVEAASRSLAKVTPQNVEELVDRIFSANIEDGQLNDCPITIAEVSKVRESFIFTLLNSLHTRIAYPGQKLEEKPTRKKDERKTERAEANPSK
- a CDS encoding PhoH family protein, with the translated sequence MPSRKIHFQSPRQLSELYCNQEENLELLESTFPVKVVCRDNWVQIEAESEEAIQAVADVFELLLSGREQGLSIKNADFKKTVEGIAQGQKGDLASLFEGGSVIKTKRKSIVPKTLGQKSYLRSIFENDIVFGIGPAGTGKTYLAMAAAVSMLIEGKVERIILSRPAVEAGETLGFLPGDLQEKILPYLRPLYDALNDMLSHSDIEKLTERGIIEIAPLAYMRGRTLSNSFVILDEAQNTTSEQMMMFLTRLGEGSRMVITGDLTQVDIPKSRSSGLLEVKNILKGIKDISFHFFDASDVVRHHLVQKIIQAYDRYRGDTRQ
- the ybeY gene encoding rRNA maturation RNase YbeY translates to MNAKQNAPKRTQVNNLCPELGLDEDQIERLILTLDKAGAFDAPAGELSFAFVDKSYIAQLHDQFMGDPTPTDVITFPADPDIDQAGEVIVCPQVAREYAQTHSLEFSDELGLYLIHGYLHLCGFDDIDDSDRQLMRRAEQQALEIAREADSLPSFSFR